From the genome of Fundidesulfovibrio magnetotacticus, one region includes:
- the rpsJ gene encoding 30S ribosomal protein S10, whose protein sequence is MNSDRIRIKLKAYDYRILDKAVAEIVDTARNTGAGIAGPIPLPTNIHKTTVNRSVHVDKKSREQFEMRVHKRLLDILEPTQQTVDALGKLSLPAGVDVEIKL, encoded by the coding sequence ATGAACAGCGACCGCATCAGGATCAAGCTCAAGGCCTACGACTACCGTATCCTGGACAAGGCCGTGGCCGAGATCGTCGATACCGCGCGCAACACCGGCGCGGGCATTGCCGGGCCCATCCCGCTGCCCACCAACATCCACAAGACCACCGTGAACCGTTCCGTGCACGTGGACAAGAAGTCCCGCGAGCAGTTCGAGATGCGCGTTCACAAGCGTCTGCTGGACATTCTGGAACCCACCCAGCAGACCGTCGATGCCCTGGGCAAGCTCTCGCTGCCCGCTGGCGTTGACGTCGAAATCAAGCTTTAA
- the rplC gene encoding 50S ribosomal protein L3: MAKKTLGIIGRKLGMTRVFSDDGTVVPVTVIAAGPCPVMQIRTQETDGYTALQLAFDEREEKELNKPERGHQAKVGKGFFRQLREIRLDNVEGYELGQEITVSIFAQGDKVKVTGTSIGKGFQGPMKRYGFGGLKATHGTEKAHRSGGSIGHNTEPGKVMKGKKMAGHMGARTVTSINLEIYDVRPENNIILVKGQVPGHRNGLVMIRKQG, translated from the coding sequence ATGGCCAAGAAAACCCTTGGCATCATCGGCCGCAAGCTGGGCATGACCCGCGTCTTCAGCGATGACGGCACGGTGGTCCCGGTAACGGTCATCGCCGCGGGCCCCTGTCCGGTGATGCAGATCAGGACCCAGGAGACGGACGGCTACACCGCCCTTCAGCTGGCCTTTGACGAGCGCGAGGAGAAGGAGCTCAACAAGCCCGAGCGCGGCCATCAGGCCAAGGTCGGAAAGGGCTTCTTCCGTCAGCTTCGCGAAATCCGCCTCGACAACGTGGAAGGCTACGAACTGGGCCAGGAGATCACGGTCTCCATCTTTGCCCAGGGCGACAAGGTGAAAGTCACCGGTACTTCCATCGGCAAAGGCTTCCAGGGTCCCATGAAGCGTTACGGCTTCGGCGGCCTCAAGGCCACCCACGGCACCGAAAAGGCCCACCGCTCCGGTGGCTCCATCGGCCATAACACCGAGCCCGGAAAAGTCATGAAGGGCAAGAAAATGGCCGGACATATGGGCGCGCGCACCGTGACCTCCATCAATCTGGAGATCTACGACGTCAGGCCCGAGAACAACATCATCCTGGTCAAAGGCCAGGTCCCCGGCCACCGCAACGGCCTGGTGATGATCCGCAAGCAGGGGTAG
- the rplD gene encoding 50S ribosomal protein L4 encodes MATVKVFDQTNKEVGQLELAPEVFEVAVRPELLHLVVRSQLAAKRAGTHSVKTRSFVSGSGSKPWRQKGTGRARSGAKRSPIWKGGAVVHGPQPRSYEFKVNKKIKALALKMALSTKVAEESLILVDKLDLPEVKTKLFAGVAGAFGLKKALIVLPESNNTIELSARNLPGIKVVRQDMLNVYDLLKHPQLVMVQGAAQAVQERLR; translated from the coding sequence ATGGCCACCGTCAAAGTATTCGATCAGACGAACAAGGAAGTCGGGCAGCTGGAACTGGCGCCCGAGGTGTTCGAAGTCGCCGTGCGGCCCGAACTGCTGCATCTGGTGGTCCGCTCCCAGCTGGCCGCCAAGCGCGCAGGCACCCACTCGGTTAAGACGCGCTCCTTCGTTTCCGGCTCGGGCTCCAAGCCCTGGCGGCAGAAGGGCACCGGACGCGCCCGCTCCGGCGCCAAGCGCTCCCCCATCTGGAAGGGCGGCGCCGTTGTGCACGGCCCGCAGCCGCGCAGCTACGAATTCAAGGTGAACAAGAAGATCAAAGCTCTCGCGCTCAAGATGGCGCTCTCCACCAAGGTGGCCGAAGAGAGCCTGATCCTCGTGGACAAGCTCGACCTGCCCGAAGTGAAGACCAAGCTCTTCGCCGGGGTGGCCGGAGCGTTCGGGCTGAAAAAGGCCTTGATCGTTCTGCCCGAGTCGAATAACACTATCGAGCTTTCCGCCCGGAATCTTCCCGGCATCAAGGTCGTTCGGCAGGACATGCTGAACGTTTACGATTTGCTCAAGCACCCTCAGCTGGTGATGGTGCAAGGCGCGGCGCAGGCCGTCCAGGAAAGGTTGAGGTAG
- the rplW gene encoding 50S ribosomal protein L23: MSFANILIKPLISEKATKAKEDSNQVIFYVAPDANKIEIKAAVEEAFKVKVDEVNVVRRRPLKRLRGGRKVSHVPGYKKAYVTLASGEKIEFFEGV, translated from the coding sequence ATGAGCTTCGCGAACATTCTCATCAAGCCGCTGATCTCCGAAAAGGCGACCAAGGCCAAGGAAGATTCCAACCAGGTGATCTTCTACGTTGCCCCCGACGCCAACAAGATCGAGATCAAGGCGGCCGTCGAGGAAGCCTTCAAGGTGAAGGTCGACGAGGTCAACGTGGTGCGTCGCCGGCCGCTTAAGCGCCTTCGCGGCGGCCGCAAGGTCAGCCACGTGCCGGGCTACAAGAAGGCCTACGTGACCCTGGCCTCCGGCGAAAAGATCGAATTCTTCGAGGGAGTCTAA
- the rplB gene encoding 50S ribosomal protein L2 produces MAVRTLKPTSAGRRFQTVSDFAEVTASKPERSLTEGLNKKSGRNNQGRITSRRRGAGNKTRYRIIDFRRDKVGIPAKVATIEYDPNRSARIALLHYADGEKRYILAPVGINVGDTLLAGEGADIKPGNAMAMQKMPVGTLLHNIEMTPGRGGQLCRAAGTYAQLIAKEGKYALLRLPSGEVRNVLAACIATVGQVGNVTHENVSIGKAGRNRWLGKRPKVRGVAMNPVDHPLGGGEGKSSGGRHPVSPWGKPAKGQKTRNRKKASSRLIVKRRNEK; encoded by the coding sequence ATGGCCGTGCGCACGCTCAAACCCACCTCGGCCGGACGCCGCTTCCAGACCGTGTCCGACTTCGCCGAGGTCACCGCTTCCAAGCCGGAGCGGTCCCTCACCGAGGGCCTGAACAAGAAGTCCGGCCGCAACAACCAGGGCCGCATCACCTCGCGTCGCCGCGGTGCGGGCAACAAGACCCGTTACCGCATCATCGACTTCCGCCGCGACAAGGTGGGCATCCCGGCCAAGGTCGCCACCATCGAGTACGATCCCAACCGTTCCGCCCGTATCGCCCTTTTGCACTATGCAGACGGTGAAAAGCGTTACATTCTCGCGCCGGTTGGCATCAATGTCGGTGACACCCTGCTGGCTGGCGAAGGCGCGGACATCAAGCCCGGCAACGCCATGGCCATGCAGAAGATGCCCGTGGGCACCCTGCTGCACAACATCGAGATGACCCCCGGCCGCGGCGGCCAGCTCTGCCGCGCCGCCGGCACCTACGCCCAGCTCATTGCCAAGGAAGGCAAGTACGCGCTGCTGCGCCTGCCCTCCGGCGAAGTGCGCAACGTGCTGGCCGCCTGCATCGCCACCGTGGGCCAGGTGGGCAACGTGACCCATGAGAACGTGTCCATCGGCAAGGCCGGCCGCAACCGCTGGCTGGGCAAGCGTCCCAAGGTGCGCGGCGTGGCCATGAACCCCGTCGACCACCCGCTGGGCGGCGGCGAGGGCAAGAGCTCCGGCGGTCGTCACCCCGTTTCGCCCTGGGGCAAGCCTGCCAAGGGCCAGAAGACCAGAAATCGCAAGAAGGCCTCGTCGCGGCTCATCGTGAAACGCCGCAACGAGAAGTAG